Proteins encoded together in one Prunus dulcis chromosome 3, ALMONDv2, whole genome shotgun sequence window:
- the LOC117621892 gene encoding uncharacterized protein LOC117621892 has product MELEHNAFWAIKKLNFDLDKAGHVRKFQLNELEEIRHESYENAKLYKERTKSYHDKNIQRKEFTKGKLKSRWLGPFTVVNVSPYGAVEIQSPKDGSTFKVNGQRLKPFYEGVSV; this is encoded by the exons ATGGAGCTTGAACACAATGCTTTTTGGGCCATcaagaagttgaattttgatcTGGACAAGGCCGGCCATGTTAGAAAGTTTCAGCTCAATGAATTGGAAGAAATTCGACATGAATCCTATGAGAATGCAAAGCTATACAAAGAACGTACCAAGAGTTACCATGACAAGAACATTCAACGGAAAGAATTCACTAAAG GAAAATTGAAGTCTAGGTGGCTTGGCCCATTCACCGTGGTCAATGTATCTCCCTATGGAGCTGTGGAGATTCAAAGTCCTAAAGATGGCTCGACTTTCAAAGTAAATGGACAACGTTTAAAGCCATTCTATGAGGGAGTGTCAGTTTGA